The following are from one region of the Deltaproteobacteria bacterium genome:
- a CDS encoding DUF4336 domain-containing protein, whose translation MLEYIPTQIWLKEYPIRYAGTRFNSRMTLIRLQSGALMLHSPCEIDASTKAEIETLGKVEFIIAPGSYHYFHVASAQAAFPEAATFICPGVEKKRRELHFDGILGDQSDPRWKEDFEQVLVRGNKYIWEVAFYHIPSKTLILVDVLENITDKTEGINWLLKFWWKVVFRMWNNPKPAPEYQLGWKDKKAAGESLRQILDWDFKRIILAHGDLVEENAKGMLIAAWKGLLRSHVAKTTQEQSEKHIA comes from the coding sequence ATGCTTGAATATATTCCAACTCAAATCTGGCTGAAGGAATATCCCATCCGTTATGCGGGAACAAGGTTTAACTCCCGTATGACTCTAATCCGCCTGCAAAGCGGCGCTTTGATGCTCCACTCTCCCTGTGAAATCGATGCATCGACAAAGGCTGAAATCGAGACACTGGGCAAGGTCGAATTTATTATCGCCCCCGGTTCATATCACTATTTCCATGTTGCCTCGGCGCAAGCTGCCTTTCCCGAAGCTGCAACCTTTATCTGCCCCGGTGTTGAGAAAAAAAGACGGGAACTTCATTTTGACGGGATACTGGGTGACCAAAGCGATCCGAGATGGAAGGAGGATTTTGAGCAGGTTCTCGTCCGGGGGAATAAATATATTTGGGAAGTTGCTTTTTATCATATCCCCAGCAAAACGCTCATTCTCGTCGATGTGCTTGAAAACATTACAGACAAAACAGAGGGAATAAACTGGCTATTAAAGTTCTGGTGGAAAGTGGTATTCCGCATGTGGAACAATCCCAAACCGGCACCCGAATATCAGCTGGGATGGAAAGATAAAAAAGCGGCAGGGGAATCGCTCAGGCAAATCCTCGATTGGGATTTCAAGAGAATTATTCTTGCTCATGGTGATCTTGTTGAAGAGAATGCTAAGGGAATGCTGATTGCTGCGTGGAAAGGTCTATTAAGGAGCCATGTAGCTAAGACCACACAGGAGCAGTCAGAAAAACACATAGCATAG